TTTTTTTATGCAATTGTTTTTTTTGCTAGACTCCCCTAGTTTTCTTTGCGAGTTTTTAGCTGAAAAATTAAAACTCGCAAAGCAAAAATACTCGCGCCAAGTACTCTATGAGTATTTCAACTATGCTTGATCATATAGTAGAATGCCCACTGACACTTACCTAGGATGGTTGTACAGAAAAACCTAACAAATAATATCACTTAATTACACTAGGGGCTCCTCATATTTGTGTTCATGTGAGTGTTACCAAAGCCAATAATGAAATGTTGTTCCTACCTTAGACTACTAAGCAATATCCAAGATGGTTACATAGAAAAACAATCAGATATATAATAAAACTTAAACACACTAGTGGGTTCCTTGCTTTGAGTTGGAAGGCACGCATAAACATGTGGGAGTTCTTGAACCCAATAATGAAAAGATATTCCTACCTTGGACTGCTGTGATGTCCTCACTCTAGACAGTTTCAGTGACTGATGGGTTAGCCTATTATtttggactctcgtaggctaacaTTTTGGATAGAGGGTCTTAGTGGCAGTTCCACTTCTTCAATTTAGTCTCGGGTTCAGTTCCAGGGCCTTAGCAGTTAGTGTGTGGGCTTAGTTGagggacttactatttatagtaagtcaatctggCAATTGTGCTAATTTTACTCAGAGCACCTGGAGACATGGGGGTTATTCAGTATTGACTCCAGCTTCAGACGGCACGTCAAAAGACTAAATAATGAAGGAGATATTAATATTCTAGTGgctaagttatttaattaacttatatggttattataaagtcataaagtgactttattaaattaaaagccacttaatattataaagtgatttttattAAATCACTTAAATGATTTTGGGTGCCCAAGTTGACTATTGAACTATGCAAAGTTAATTAATACATTTTAACGTATTTAAAATGCATTTGGGCGTACTTAGTGAAAATTGTGCCATTTGGGGATTATAAGGAAATTGAAAGCAATTCAAActctattattgattatttgacattgcttgaTTTTGCTCTGTGGATTGTCTGAGACAAGGGTTTTAGAGGACCTTGTCTCAGAGGGTTTCTTCATGGATCTGTGATTCCAAGGCTGTGAAAGATCAGTTGAATTATTGCAAACTGAGAGGGCTTCATCTTGAAGTCTTAATGTGCTTCATCTGGGTTTCTTAATTTCAGTTATTTGCAGATTTTTACAGAAAGGAAAGAGCTTTCAGACTTAGACACCCCAATTAGCAGTAGTTAGCATCAAATAAGCAAGCCATACAAATCCCATTTGCTGGCCATACCAATCAGACTTGGCACGTGGGCTCCAAAAAGAGGACATTTTTCCTGGGAGGCTGGAACGCCTACCTAATTTGCATTCTGAGTGCACAGTTCCCAATGCCTAGCCTATTCGGGCTATTCCATCAACTTTCTGGCTCAGAGAAATCACATTCTAGATTTGTACACTCATTTTGGTTAGTTTCCCAAGTTTGGCTGGAAAACTCCAGAATTCTTCATTTAAAATAAGCTGAGGATGTACGGGTATGCTATTAGCAGTAGAATTAATTGTATCTGTTATCTTATTCATAATTTAGATGCAGTTGCTCTCAATTTTGTTTCTATTCAGTTTTATGTGCAACTCTTGCCTGGTACACTTGTTATTTTTTGCTTTAAAATTGTTCAAAaaccttgaaaatccaaaaacaaatcagcaatagtatttcaggagagttagaaccagcagGGTTCTTACAACTGCCAAGAAAAATCCAAGATTAGTTATAAGTCAAAATCTTATCTTGTAAGACTCATTTTAAGGGCACAGTACGATGCTAGAGTTTTTTGAGAATATAGATGCCGGTACATCATAGAAGACATGCTTTCAAAAGATAGTAAAATTACATTTTTAATTAGCATGGAAAGTTAACATgtcaaaaaaatatattgatgcCGTTAGAATGAAATAAGTGTATTGATGACCATTCAAAAAATCTTTACTTCTACTAATATTTATATTTACAATAAATAACTAACCATGGAAGAGACTTAAaaccaaatttaattaaaatattgtcAAGATCCAACCTTTTTCTCACAGCTCTGCTTTAAATTTTCAGCATGCTTGGTTACAATTTGCAAAAAGATCATGTGTTTAATGGTGCGTGCCAATAAGGAATCAATGCTGCACTGTGTTGTTGAAGAAACAAATGTTAGCACCAAACACTTTCAGGGACTAAAGTTTTCGACAAAAAGActatgcaagtaaaaacaatatcaGGTTACAACAGAGGAGGTTTATTTACCTTGATTCCATTTGGTATTATCTCCCGCAGTTCTTTAACTCGATCTTGAATCTGCTGTCTGTCCTTTGGTCTTGGCCTGCCACTTTCACCAGACCTAGCCCTTTTCCTATTGACTTTGACCATACTGGCAGATGTTTTTGCTTGTGAAATCAATGAATCATCACACCTTGAACTTTCACAATCATCAATCCCTGAGTTTTTATGTGTGATTGATGGGGACTCATTTGTTAAATTTTCTATGACAGTGTGATCCTGGTTCACAGGGTGAACGTTATCAATGTTACAAAAGTTATGTATGTTTCCTTTATCTAACATACACTGGGAAGGGCTGGCAACTATAAATTCTGTTTGTTTCAACCCATCTGCTTGCCCTACCAAGCATGTATCAGTTCTAACAGATGGGCTACACAGAACACCCATGGTACTTAATCCTGAGGATGTCATCTTACTGGATGCATTGTCATCTGTACCATGGTTTGCTCTTGAATATAAATTACCCACTACTGCATCTAAAAGATGTTCAGAGTTAGTTTCATATGAAAGACCTCCCTCCATATCTGTATCCATAGATGGACTGATACATTGTGTCACAACAGAGTGACAAGTTGAACCAGACGAAATTCCATATAATTGAGGAAGACAACGCAATTCTGGTAGTTTCCTTTCCAACAACAAGTTTTCATCCCTGGCATCTGTATCTGTTTTTGTTACTAAGGCTGATTCCAATGTTTGAAATGCCTTATCCATTTCAAAAGGTTTTGAAACTGCATTTGGCAGATAGTCTTGGTCTCTAATGACTGATTTTAAAAGCTTACAGTCACTGGGTACATCCTCACTGGAATCACAGTGACCATATCTAATGACAAAATGATTTTGAGAGAAAGATTCTAAATCTTCAAAACTTCCTTCTGCATAGTTCAGTGTTTCAACTAAACCGTCCTCAGAGAAGACAGCCTCATATTTCTGACTACTTTCTTCAAGCCAAGGCTGCTGTTCTATTTTACCTGGTTCAGAAGTTAAAAGACCACTGTCTAACAAGTCTGGTGATCCCACACTGAGATGACTCATGAAATTCTCCCCACAATCAAAAGCACAAGTTTGAATGCAGCCTGAATAAATTGTAGGATATCTGTAAACACATTCGACATTCACCTCCACCTTAGGCAAAGGACTTGTGTTTACCCCAGTTGACTTGTTTGTAAATGGAATCAGACTCAATGATGCTGAAGATTCAGACTGACTAGCAGCATACTGAAGTGCTGAAGCAGGTGGTAGCATATTTTTCTCATGTAAATTATTTATGCTAGAAGTCCTCACTGCAACCATTGCTTCTCCAAACAGTTCTTGACCAGCAATTTCAGATGGTTCCCTCTCAGTTTTTGATTCAACTTGATAAATATTAGAGTTCAAGGTAGATATTTCATGCAGAGCTGCTAACATGTTATTAGACTCATATTGCACTACAGTAGAAGTGCCAGGCATCTGCAAATGTTGCTCCATAATTCCAAGGTTGTTGTTTCTTATGCCCAAACCAGTGAGCGGTGCACATTGATTATCAGCTAAGGACTTATTTATTCCCAGCATTCCTTGAAAATGACTTATTGTTTCCATTGGTAAAATCCCTGTTTCTTCCATTTtagttctgttgacgtgtattttgtacacaatcatacacagaataaaatacctaaaggcatcttatcctctcttgagaaaatagtctctaactgctgaagattcgcgtaaaggatcagttaggtagactccaaggttcttttagtggggtctccacgtgtggacaagctccagtggtatgatgtgatttgctggaatcacaaggggacttacattgaacttccgatctgctttgctggacacaggctcttactaacttagattaaaaaaaatagaaaaaggataagggcgaagagaggatctaatcctaatactaagaatgtaggagcaatgacttgaccttttgatgaaactctaactaggtcttgttttgacatcaatggaacatctacacaagactagtgcaatcttctaaggggagctttatgatgttcaagttatcaccgcaggcatagataccatccaagttgatgcatatcaatgaagaggcaacaaattgaaattgagcttaggctgaatgattccagttgactacgcaaggcaagtctgcaatcaacaaactgctagtagtatggatgtacgaattccaccatcaatcaatcacatttcctccattcatctaattatctaccatctaagattgaagactcaacaagaaaccatgcaaattgcaagaaaaacgacatatttcaccattacttcaatgaaaatggagtttgtttacaatcaatggcaacaatttcttgccttgtcctcctattctactctctaactactttcaactatttacaaatctctctaattctatctaaaaatctctttcactctaattctccttttacaaatgaaatgtttgggcttatatagtgcccacaatacaatttgatggcttagatcaattcaagatcaatggccaagattttacaatgaaaaccctaattagggtttgttacaaccattacataacatttaatgcttgaccaatgataaaattgtattgcttggacacatgtcccttctagaaaaatcgaccaatggatagccggggtaggtacatcggagtttgtgccaccttccatgagttaagtacattgaatctggacatgctgagatggacttctctgattggagaaatgatgactaggacgccacctcatctgacacttgaagcttgctagatatttaatttgatgtcgttgagaggctatctttgattaactcttgttctaactccttttgtccttgatgtgcaggatgatgtacctcgccttggaacgctggattggaagaggtcgcccatgtcttggcttgatcgtcctggcgaagaccgtccttgatccggcttgattttccttgaagagacctccatttgacgcctacacaacatttcaaaattagtaacatgattttgcaatacataacataaattagagagcaaattttaggaaacttaatgataagtcctttattaatcatttcctaaaaacaactgagctaaggcaaaacaaaatttcaaaattcaaaattaaggcaatgacgatcaaaatttgaaattaaaacaagagatcttgccataccttacttgagagcttaactctaaaatgcaaaataaaggaattcgcctaggcaaaatttgaaattcgatagtcttgatgtgatcttcaaaagaacgttcctcttatcaacttcgccacccttcaagccttggacgtgatcttttcttcaagttagcaatttcgccatctttgatatgtctttgacgtcctaggcaacttcgctcaaatagaaacttcaagttcgcctctcctttggatagttaCTAGTGCCTTCTAGCTTGAAATGAAATTCGTTCCTCCTTTGCCTTCTCCAAgtcgcatatgagagatgataaatgatgatgtgaaaatgaaataaactacccctccctttatagcgctcacacctctcaccaccatttaggccgactttgtaaaaataaagcaatttaaatgatttttaaatgaataacaagggccgacctccataaaacaaataaataccaagcgctccatttaattttttaatgaattaataatcaattattaaatgccttcatttttaattaataaattcgattttcttacaaggcaaaaataatcaattaataccaagcgcta
This genomic stretch from Cryptomeria japonica chromosome 8, Sugi_1.0, whole genome shotgun sequence harbors:
- the LOC131038424 gene encoding uncharacterized protein LOC131038424 — protein: MSVILQDNLKSLCHKNGWCYAVFWKLKRRGRMLLTWEDGYYEFAKSSFAPNDYSCIESLFDKFETGGSSHDYDICGQELRSMKDKIGLAVAKMSYQIYSLGEGVVGRVAFTGKHQWVIRQKNCMITGQMLECPTGWQNQFDCGIKTIAVVAVVPHGVVQLGSMQTIMEDVEFISHIRNVFGNLQNIPGAFQPDYLQEPLNRKIQGSVFPSFSTKPTTDGNPYQMPISASNYFQDHLNKPNLKTQDPNVLDGFGDHCSISELDKKIQAKPCLVSSQNISSPSIEISNQHSELQQKHENINSFSCSVTIEMGTCCDEILEIELQEFSNGLIEEDNQVEILSEELQIIISEPRTKMEETGILPMETISHFQGMLGINKSLADNQCAPLTGLGIRNNNLGIMEQHLQMPGTSTVVQYESNNMLAALHEISTLNSNIYQVESKTEREPSEIAGQELFGEAMVAVRTSSINNLHEKNMLPPASALQYAASQSESSASLSLIPFTNKSTGVNTSPLPKVEVNVECVYRYPTIYSGCIQTCAFDCGENFMSHLSVGSPDLLDSGLLTSEPGKIEQQPWLEESSQKYEAVFSEDGLVETLNYAEGSFEDLESFSQNHFVIRYGHCDSSEDVPSDCKLLKSVIRDQDYLPNAVSKPFEMDKAFQTLESALVTKTDTDARDENLLLERKLPELRCLPQLYGISSGSTCHSVVTQCISPSMDTDMEGGLSYETNSEHLLDAVVGNLYSRANHGTDDNASSKMTSSGLSTMGVLCSPSVRTDTCLVGQADGLKQTEFIVASPSQCMLDKGNIHNFCNIDNVHPVNQDHTVIENLTNESPSITHKNSGIDDCESSRCDDSLISQAKTSASMVKVNRKRARSGESGRPRPKDRQQIQDRVKELREIIPNGIKCSIDSLLARTIKHMIFLQIVTKHAENLKQSCEKKVFDMDNHILARDNLEGGASWALELCGRTMGCPIIVEESTQHRQMIIKMVCEEQGLFLEIADIIRSLGLTILKGSMEVRNEKIWSHFIVEANQDVHRVEVLWSLVQLLHLTPRTDQ